In the genome of Myroides phaeus, one region contains:
- a CDS encoding DUF4465 domain-containing protein, translated as MKKHFLKLSSFLFIGLTLLTSTTFTSCSNDDSAPYSTPTFNGSVQAITFEEVTINPEVNNVNAIYKWTNNTTQQVLSSQQVLKHTFNKPGTYNLVLSEQNGNSYKYYTYEVVVTKSYDYNYVKLDLSDFNLSDGQVTTGGKIWKDTYTEDAVLKSGIFNFKHLGFPDYYTWMGFTVSNSTDNSNQLKGDGWLENQWGTMPQGGVAGKGTPFLVSYADHKPNVKLLDPSKPFAVDRFSSVVTLEDDNNEYNAVSADFAISPWPYYGILEGDAYASAFKKGDFFAIHIYGADENKKLTSEQPVTHYFVDFRDGINEINTNWNTVDLSPLGKVKYLVFFLETTDKGKNGPNTALYFTMDNLIVNKIDK; from the coding sequence GTGAAAAAACATTTTTTAAAACTAAGTTCTTTCCTTTTCATAGGATTAACTTTATTAACATCTACAACATTTACAAGTTGCTCTAACGATGATAGTGCTCCTTATTCAACACCAACCTTTAATGGAAGTGTTCAAGCAATAACTTTTGAAGAGGTAACCATTAATCCTGAAGTTAATAATGTAAATGCTATTTACAAATGGACTAATAATACAACGCAACAAGTACTGTCATCACAACAAGTACTTAAACATACCTTTAATAAACCAGGTACTTATAACTTAGTGTTATCTGAACAAAATGGTAATTCGTATAAATATTATACTTATGAGGTAGTAGTTACTAAAAGCTATGATTACAATTATGTAAAATTAGATCTATCTGATTTTAACTTATCCGATGGACAAGTAACTACAGGGGGTAAAATATGGAAGGACACCTATACAGAAGATGCTGTTTTAAAAAGTGGAATCTTTAACTTTAAACACCTTGGTTTCCCTGATTACTACACTTGGATGGGGTTCACAGTATCGAACAGTACTGATAATAGCAATCAATTAAAAGGAGATGGCTGGTTAGAAAACCAATGGGGAACTATGCCACAAGGTGGTGTAGCAGGAAAAGGAACGCCTTTCTTAGTATCTTATGCAGATCATAAACCCAATGTAAAACTGTTAGATCCAAGCAAACCCTTTGCTGTTGATAGATTCTCTTCTGTTGTTACATTAGAAGATGACAACAATGAATACAACGCTGTTAGTGCAGACTTCGCTATTAGTCCTTGGCCATACTATGGTATCTTAGAAGGAGACGCTTATGCAAGTGCTTTCAAAAAAGGTGATTTCTTTGCTATTCATATCTATGGTGCAGATGAAAATAAAAAGCTTACATCTGAACAACCAGTAACGCATTACTTTGTAGACTTCAGAGACGGTATAAATGAAATTAATACAAATTGGAACACTGTAGACCTTTCTCCTTTAGGAAAAGTAAAATACTTAGTATTCTTCTTAGAAACAACCGATAAAGGTAAAAATGGTCCTAATACCGCTTTATACTTTACAATGGACAATCTAATCGTAAACAAGATCGATAAATAA
- a CDS encoding PKD domain-containing protein: MLLKSKIILSLSLVVLATSGCSSSDDSNNTILPPTDPSVPINPTAPVTNFSHVTKVFEFKPAYGQFTNKLPKYEPGDTEQDMIKKALNYVSGKNPSVVSLGAFGGYIVVGFDSPILNVEGFRDFRVLGNAFENNAEPGIIMVAYDKNGDGIPNEDEWYEIKGSGHSLMGTIQNYEITYYKPEKDKDNKTGDFEEYVEWSDNQGNKGWKPKLNYHTQSYFPEWVKEQSISFKGTKLPDHAIQGTNSHWKLPSYEYGYADNLPNDNKNSTIDISWAVDKKGNPVKLPHINFIKVYTGVSQQAGWLGEVSTEFGGIVNLHSTKEFIPNK; the protein is encoded by the coding sequence ATGTTATTAAAAAGTAAAATAATACTTAGCTTATCACTTGTTGTCCTTGCAACAAGTGGTTGCTCAAGTAGTGATGATTCAAACAACACTATTCTTCCTCCAACAGATCCTTCTGTACCAATTAATCCTACAGCTCCTGTCACAAACTTTAGTCACGTTACTAAAGTGTTTGAATTTAAACCTGCTTACGGGCAATTTACAAACAAATTACCTAAATATGAACCTGGAGATACAGAGCAGGATATGATAAAAAAGGCATTGAATTATGTCTCAGGTAAAAACCCTTCTGTAGTAAGCTTAGGTGCATTCGGTGGTTATATTGTTGTAGGGTTTGATTCTCCTATCTTAAATGTAGAAGGCTTTCGCGATTTTAGAGTTTTAGGAAACGCTTTTGAAAATAACGCTGAACCAGGAATAATTATGGTAGCTTATGACAAAAATGGAGATGGAATTCCTAATGAAGATGAGTGGTATGAAATTAAAGGAAGTGGACATTCATTAATGGGTACGATCCAGAATTACGAAATTACATACTATAAACCTGAAAAAGATAAAGATAATAAAACAGGGGACTTCGAGGAATATGTAGAATGGTCGGACAACCAAGGAAATAAGGGGTGGAAACCAAAACTAAACTATCATACACAAAGTTATTTCCCTGAATGGGTAAAGGAACAATCTATATCTTTTAAAGGGACTAAACTTCCCGATCACGCGATTCAAGGAACTAATAGTCACTGGAAATTACCTTCTTATGAGTACGGATATGCAGATAATCTACCTAATGATAATAAAAATAGCACCATAGATATTAGTTGGGCTGTTGATAAAAAAGGTAATCCTGTAAAATTACCACATATAAATTTTATAAAAGTATATACTGGAGTAAGTCAACAAGCAGGATGGTTAGGAGAAGTGTCTACCGAATTTGGTGGAATAGTAAACTTACATTCTACCAAAGAATTTATCCCAAACAAATAA
- a CDS encoding cell surface protein yields the protein MKKKYLRLSSLAAICLGGLFFFSCSNDDGTPFTVAPEKPVIPVESSDLKLSGEYATDRSQSIAIIPNLEKFTSPKVTWKVIGFNNIAKDSVISNDNDLYFVTLKEGRYNLIVQVQDDNNQITHSFDIKIEKEKEAYKNHIFKIYDFLPSYGQFTNKLPKYEEGDTKEIMIEKAEKAIAVPKPSMISLGGFGGYVVFGFDHTVVNVPGKRDFRVLGNAFWANANPNAGASGRGGSCEPGVIMVAYDKNGNGVPDEDEWYEIAGSEHSKPKTVKDYEITFYRPEANKEPVKDPALTWATDLEYMRWEDNQGNKGYKPKNTFHQQSYFPEWVKDDKITFKGTLLPNNAIDESGQGNYWVLYSFDYGYADNAPNKDDESAIDISWAVDKDGKKVNLPGIDFIKVYTGLNQEAGWLGETSTEVSGAIDLHLEGTSIPTR from the coding sequence ATGAAAAAAAAGTATTTAAGATTATCCTCATTAGCTGCAATATGCCTTGGAGGTTTATTCTTTTTTAGTTGTTCAAATGACGATGGAACTCCTTTTACAGTAGCTCCAGAAAAACCAGTTATTCCAGTAGAATCTTCTGATTTAAAACTATCTGGAGAATATGCCACAGACCGAAGTCAATCAATTGCGATTATTCCTAATCTTGAAAAATTCACTTCACCAAAAGTAACGTGGAAAGTTATTGGTTTCAATAATATAGCTAAAGACTCAGTTATCAGTAATGATAATGACTTATATTTTGTTACTTTAAAAGAAGGACGTTATAATCTAATCGTACAAGTACAAGACGATAATAACCAAATAACTCACAGTTTTGATATTAAAATAGAGAAAGAAAAAGAAGCTTATAAAAATCATATTTTTAAAATATATGATTTCTTACCTTCATATGGGCAGTTTACAAATAAATTACCTAAATACGAAGAGGGAGATACTAAAGAAATAATGATTGAAAAAGCGGAAAAAGCAATCGCTGTACCAAAACCAAGTATGATTAGCTTAGGTGGTTTTGGTGGTTATGTTGTATTTGGTTTTGATCACACAGTTGTAAATGTACCAGGAAAACGAGATTTTAGAGTTTTAGGAAATGCTTTTTGGGCAAATGCAAACCCTAATGCAGGTGCAAGTGGAAGAGGTGGTAGTTGTGAACCAGGTGTGATAATGGTTGCTTATGATAAAAATGGTAATGGTGTTCCTGATGAAGATGAATGGTATGAAATCGCAGGAAGTGAGCACTCAAAACCAAAAACAGTAAAGGATTATGAAATCACTTTCTATAGACCTGAAGCGAATAAAGAACCTGTAAAAGATCCGGCTCTTACTTGGGCTACAGATTTAGAGTATATGAGATGGGAAGATAATCAAGGGAACAAAGGGTATAAACCCAAGAATACTTTCCATCAGCAAAGCTATTTCCCAGAATGGGTAAAAGATGATAAGATCACTTTTAAAGGGACCTTATTGCCAAATAATGCAATTGATGAGAGTGGTCAAGGAAATTATTGGGTATTATATAGCTTTGATTATGGATATGCTGATAATGCTCCGAATAAAGATGACGAATCAGCAATTGATATTTCTTGGGCAGTAGATAAAGATGGTAAAAAAGTAAACTTACCAGGAATTGATTTTATTAAAGTTTACACTGGATTAAATCAAGAAGCTGGCTGGTTAGGAGAAACTTCTACTGAAGTAAGTGGTGCTATTGACTTACATTTAGAAGGAACTTCTATTCCTACAAGATAG
- a CDS encoding YncE family protein: protein MRLKNIYLLLFSLILLTSCRKDEMIFLSDSSTVSIPTPSDQYRGFYLLNEGNMGMNRASIDLFEYDSGVYTRDIFSERNPNITKELGDVGNDIQIYGKKVYATINVSNFVEVFDVETGKHIKQIHVPNCRYLKFKDGKAYVSSYSGKVEINPNAEIGFVAEIDTLSLEVTRKVVVGYQPEEMVIKGNKLYVANSGGYRVPNYDTTVSVVDLTTFTEIKKIDVGINLHRMQMDRNGDIYVSSRGDYYNEEPSLYVIDSNTDKVKQKLDIPISNMTIDDDKLYYYATSYKHNTGQNTISYGILNTNTKQIITDNIITDGTDRQILIPYGIAVNPETKDIYMTDAQDYVGTGFVYCYSPEGKLKWRTTGGNIPAHFAFIKK from the coding sequence ATGAGATTAAAAAATATATACTTACTCCTTTTTTCTTTGATTCTATTAACGAGTTGTAGAAAAGATGAAATGATATTCTTATCGGACAGCTCTACTGTTTCTATCCCTACTCCTTCAGACCAATACAGAGGTTTCTATCTGTTAAACGAAGGGAATATGGGGATGAATAGAGCTTCAATTGACTTATTTGAATATGATAGTGGAGTTTATACACGAGATATATTTTCTGAGAGAAACCCTAACATTACTAAAGAATTAGGAGATGTTGGAAATGACATCCAAATCTATGGTAAGAAGGTTTATGCTACGATAAACGTTTCAAACTTTGTAGAAGTATTTGATGTTGAAACAGGAAAACATATCAAACAAATTCACGTTCCAAATTGTCGTTATTTAAAATTTAAAGACGGTAAGGCTTACGTGAGTTCTTATTCGGGAAAAGTTGAAATCAACCCGAATGCAGAAATTGGCTTTGTTGCTGAAATAGACACTTTATCCTTAGAGGTTACACGTAAAGTAGTGGTAGGTTACCAACCTGAGGAAATGGTTATAAAAGGCAATAAACTATATGTAGCTAACTCTGGTGGATATAGAGTACCAAACTATGACACTACTGTATCTGTAGTAGATTTAACTACGTTTACTGAAATCAAAAAAATAGATGTAGGAATTAACTTACACCGTATGCAAATGGACCGCAATGGTGATATATACGTAAGCTCACGTGGTGATTACTACAATGAAGAACCAAGTTTATATGTAATTGACTCTAATACAGACAAAGTCAAACAAAAGTTAGACATCCCTATTTCTAATATGACAATTGATGATGATAAATTGTATTATTACGCAACGTCATATAAACACAATACGGGTCAGAATACTATTTCATATGGTATTTTAAATACAAATACGAAGCAAATTATCACAGATAACATTATAACGGATGGGACAGATAGACAAATATTAATCCCTTATGGAATTGCAGTAAACCCAGAAACTAAGGATATATATATGACAGATGCCCAAGATTATGTGGGTACTGGATTTGTATATTGTTATTCCCCTGAAGGAAAACTAAAATGGCGAACTACTGGAGGTAATATACCTGCACACTTTGCCTTTATTAAAAAATAA
- the trxA gene encoding thioredoxin, giving the protein MALEITDATFEEVVLKSEKPVMVDFWAVWCGPCKMLGPVVEEISTEMEGKAVVGKVDVDANQEFAAKYGIRNIPTVLIFKDGEVVGRQVGVAPKKTYVDAIEALF; this is encoded by the coding sequence ATGGCATTAGAGATAACAGATGCTACTTTTGAAGAAGTAGTATTAAAATCAGAGAAACCAGTAATGGTTGACTTTTGGGCAGTATGGTGTGGACCTTGTAAAATGTTAGGACCAGTTGTAGAAGAAATTAGTACAGAAATGGAAGGGAAAGCTGTAGTAGGAAAAGTGGACGTTGATGCAAATCAAGAGTTCGCTGCTAAATACGGAATTAGAAATATCCCTACTGTATTAATCTTTAAAGATGGTGAAGTAGTAGGTCGCCAAGTAGGAGTTGCTCCTAAAAAGACATATGTTGATGCAATTGAAGCATTATTTTAG
- a CDS encoding DUF4465 domain-containing protein yields the protein MKNRFLRTSFLFFLGLSLTAPLVTSCSNDDSANTTIEIHDTKLKQDARKPFTIDPKIDPTNTQFSWFDNTTQKVISNAPVLEYQINKAGTHRIALKTTKAGVVEMYSYTTTVAYTKELHSTLDLSKIELTLPTVDGSIWSNTFTANTKLETSPFIFNHLVSNYDGVNYWSGFTVSNSTDKKNQKEAFATNMYGTMAETVSRNKEGKTINNPFIVANTQTVPADIKKGTVIDIDNTLTVIELTDAKDLAQKFIPEEMFIAINPYTYYSVTKGDGFGKKFKEGDFYNIHIFALNENKEVINEKPIVKYLVDFTKKVEAIDTTWQSIDLAELGEAKYLVFYADSSDKGDYGINTPAYFTINKLVAHKLPKK from the coding sequence ATGAAAAACAGATTCTTACGCACGAGTTTCTTATTCTTTTTAGGACTAAGCTTAACTGCACCACTTGTAACAAGTTGTTCTAACGATGATTCAGCGAATACTACTATTGAAATTCATGACACTAAATTAAAACAAGACGCAAGAAAGCCTTTTACAATTGATCCTAAAATTGATCCTACAAATACACAATTTTCTTGGTTTGATAATACTACTCAAAAGGTAATCTCTAATGCTCCAGTTTTAGAATATCAAATTAACAAAGCTGGAACTCATAGAATTGCACTTAAAACAACTAAAGCGGGTGTGGTTGAAATGTATTCTTATACAACAACAGTAGCTTATACTAAAGAACTACATAGTACTTTAGATTTATCAAAAATAGAATTAACACTTCCTACAGTAGATGGCTCTATTTGGAGTAATACATTTACAGCAAATACAAAACTTGAAACTTCTCCTTTTATTTTCAACCACTTAGTTTCTAATTATGACGGAGTAAACTATTGGTCAGGATTTACTGTTTCTAATAGTACAGATAAGAAAAATCAAAAAGAAGCTTTTGCTACTAATATGTATGGTACAATGGCTGAAACTGTAAGTAGAAATAAAGAGGGAAAAACAATCAACAATCCTTTTATCGTTGCAAATACTCAAACAGTACCTGCTGATATTAAAAAAGGAACTGTAATTGACATTGATAATACACTAACAGTAATTGAATTAACAGATGCTAAAGATTTAGCTCAAAAATTTATACCAGAGGAAATGTTTATTGCAATTAATCCTTATACTTATTACTCAGTAACTAAAGGTGATGGATTTGGTAAGAAATTTAAAGAAGGTGACTTTTACAACATTCATATTTTTGCTTTAAATGAAAATAAAGAAGTGATTAATGAAAAACCAATCGTAAAATACTTAGTTGATTTCACTAAAAAAGTAGAAGCAATTGATACAACTTGGCAATCAATTGATCTTGCAGAACTTGGAGAAGCTAAATATTTAGTATTCTACGCTGATTCTTCTGATAAAGGAGATTACGGAATCAATACCCCTGCTTACTTTACAATAAACAAATTAGTAGCTCATAAATTACCTAAAAAATAA